A genome region from Dolichospermum compactum NIES-806 includes the following:
- a CDS encoding PP2C family serine/threonine-protein phosphatase yields MGWKAKAIARSAVGTSHQEQKIPCQDCGHYRIFKDVIVGAVADGAGSAKYSHFGSELAVETVIKCFADINEFPDKQGFSQSLSEMEAKEVFTKFVKDVITALNKKADNKGYSVSDLACTLLVFIATPEWVAAMQIGDGFMVVRSQEAEYQLLFEPDKGEFFNETIFVTSANALEEMQVQVISGKQEFICASTDGLEKVAIRLSDWKPHAPFFKPLEEYLRETDKPGGNDDTYIMDFLDSPRLNSRTDDDKTLLLCCFESEI; encoded by the coding sequence GTGGGTTGGAAAGCTAAAGCTATAGCGCGTTCTGCTGTGGGAACGAGTCATCAAGAGCAAAAAATACCTTGTCAAGACTGCGGACATTATCGCATTTTTAAGGATGTGATTGTGGGCGCAGTTGCTGATGGTGCTGGAAGTGCTAAATATTCTCATTTTGGTTCTGAATTGGCGGTAGAAACTGTAATTAAATGCTTTGCTGATATTAATGAATTTCCTGATAAACAAGGTTTTTCTCAATCACTTTCGGAAATGGAAGCTAAGGAAGTTTTTACTAAGTTTGTCAAGGATGTTATTACTGCGTTAAACAAAAAAGCAGATAATAAAGGTTATTCTGTCAGTGATTTAGCTTGTACACTTTTAGTTTTTATAGCAACTCCTGAATGGGTTGCAGCGATGCAAATTGGGGATGGATTTATGGTGGTGCGTTCCCAAGAGGCAGAATATCAATTATTGTTTGAACCAGATAAGGGGGAATTTTTCAACGAAACAATTTTTGTGACTTCAGCTAATGCGCTGGAGGAAATGCAGGTACAGGTAATTTCAGGAAAACAAGAGTTTATTTGTGCTTCTACTGATGGATTAGAAAAAGTGGCAATTCGCTTGAGTGATTGGAAACCTCATGCGCCATTTTTTAAACCTTTGGAGGAATATTTGCGAGAAACAGATAAACCAGGAGGAAATGATGATACTTATATTATGGATTTTCTCGATTCTCCACGGTTAAATTCTCGCACTGATGATGATAAAACTTTGCTTTTGTGTTGTTTTGAAAGCGAGATTTAG
- a CDS encoding vWA domain-containing protein yields MPVGLPEFVENPENRCPVILLLDTSGSMSGEPIQELNRGLAAFKEDVMKDAQASLSVEVAIVTFGPVKLTQDFVTIDHFTPPKLEIEGVTPIGAAIEYALDLLETRKHSYKDNGVHYYRPWVFLITDGAPTDYWEGAAQRVREEDAQRRMLFFTVGVQGADMNKLRQIAPPERPPVTLNGLDFRSLFVWLSTSMKRVSSGKVGEAVALPPVGWGQITT; encoded by the coding sequence ATGCCAGTAGGTTTGCCTGAATTCGTAGAAAACCCGGAAAATCGTTGTCCGGTAATTCTCTTGCTTGATACCTCTGGCTCAATGTCAGGAGAACCTATCCAGGAGTTAAATAGAGGTTTGGCGGCTTTCAAAGAAGATGTAATGAAAGATGCTCAAGCCTCTTTAAGTGTAGAAGTGGCTATTGTCACCTTTGGACCTGTGAAACTGACGCAAGATTTTGTTACTATAGACCATTTTACACCGCCCAAGCTAGAAATAGAGGGTGTCACCCCAATTGGTGCAGCTATAGAATATGCTTTGGATTTATTAGAAACCCGCAAACATTCTTATAAAGATAACGGTGTCCATTATTATCGTCCTTGGGTATTTTTAATTACCGATGGTGCGCCTACAGATTATTGGGAAGGTGCAGCGCAAAGGGTGAGAGAAGAAGACGCACAGCGCCGAATGTTGTTTTTTACCGTTGGTGTTCAGGGTGCAGATATGAATAAACTCCGACAAATTGCCCCACCAGAACGTCCTCCAGTTACTCTGAATGGCTTAGATTTTCGCTCTTTATTTGTTTGGCTTTCCACTTCCATGAAACGGGTTTCTAGTGGCAAAGTAGGGGAAGCTGTGGCATTACCGCCGGTGGGATGGGGGCAAATTACTACTTAG
- a CDS encoding molybdenum cofactor guanylyltransferase, with the protein MNIDSQYHVTTIVLAGGKSTRMGRDKALIPMGGVPMLQLIYTIAAACTDKVYIVTPWPERYQKLLTPQSQFILEVPLPGETGNEPRTHGPLVGFMQGLAAVDTNWVLLLACDLPNLRLEILQEWISQLETIPENKMAALVQNNHIWQPLCGLYRRRCLPELTQYIEQGGRSFQQWLKPDSVHILPLLDSQMLFNFNSNISDF; encoded by the coding sequence ATGAATATTGATTCCCAGTATCATGTTACAACTATTGTTTTAGCAGGTGGTAAAAGCACTCGCATGGGTAGAGATAAAGCCTTAATTCCCATGGGCGGTGTACCCATGTTGCAATTAATTTATACTATTGCAGCAGCCTGTACTGATAAAGTTTATATCGTCACTCCTTGGCCAGAACGTTATCAAAAATTGCTCACACCTCAAAGTCAATTTATTCTAGAAGTTCCCTTACCTGGGGAAACTGGAAATGAACCTCGAACACATGGACCACTTGTAGGTTTTATGCAAGGGTTAGCAGCAGTGGACACAAATTGGGTTCTGTTATTAGCTTGTGATTTACCAAATTTGCGACTAGAAATATTGCAAGAGTGGATATCTCAATTAGAGACAATTCCAGAGAATAAAATGGCAGCTTTGGTACAAAATAATCACATCTGGCAACCTTTATGTGGTTTATATCGCCGTCGTTGTTTACCGGAATTAACACAGTATATTGAACAAGGTGGACGTTCTTTTCAACAGTGGTTAAAGCCTGATTCTGTTCATATATTACCTTTGCTAGATTCACAAATGTTATTTAATTTTAACAGTAATATCTCCGACTTCTGA
- a CDS encoding nitrate reductase associated protein: MTDFFEFEADFVDSWRCIPMQVRYKLDTCGIKLKLAEWNLMNQKSRQNLMTLPCDTDIQIHDYRHYIQELVLQLTGKPVAELPIEANPAWVDISTIPHSVHEKAQEISVIITIEAWKSLTILQRFALIKLSRPSHENKNFLPALQEFNLLPKS; encoded by the coding sequence ATGACAGATTTTTTTGAGTTTGAAGCAGATTTTGTTGATTCTTGGCGTTGTATTCCTATGCAAGTGCGCTACAAACTAGATACTTGCGGTATTAAGCTAAAATTAGCAGAATGGAATCTGATGAATCAAAAATCACGTCAAAATTTAATGACTTTACCTTGTGATACAGATATTCAAATTCATGATTACAGACATTATATTCAAGAGTTGGTATTGCAACTGACTGGTAAACCTGTGGCTGAATTACCAATTGAAGCTAATCCAGCATGGGTAGATATTAGCACTATTCCTCACAGTGTCCACGAAAAAGCTCAAGAAATAAGTGTGATAATTACAATTGAGGCATGGAAAAGCCTGACTATTCTACAGCGGTTTGCCTTAATTAAACTCAGTCGTCCTAGTCATGAGAATAAAAACTTTTTACCGGCTTTGCAAGAATTTAATTTGTTGCCAAAATCCTAA
- a CDS encoding RNA-binding S4 domain-containing protein produces MIKLDQFLKFSGISSTGGQAKWMIVDGEVKVNGIVETRRGRKLVDDDEVTVGGKTLKVGEILSDTVD; encoded by the coding sequence ATGATTAAACTTGATCAGTTTTTGAAGTTTTCGGGCATATCCTCTACCGGAGGTCAAGCTAAATGGATGATTGTTGATGGTGAGGTTAAAGTTAATGGGATAGTTGAAACACGAAGAGGACGGAAATTAGTTGATGATGATGAGGTAACAGTAGGAGGAAAAACTTTAAAGGTGGGGGAAATCCTCTCAGACACCGTTGATTAA
- a CDS encoding hydrogenase small subunit produces MTNVLWLQGGACSGNTMSFLNAEEPTACDLIADFGIKILWHPSLGVELGDNVQTLLWDCILGKTPLDILVFEGSVVNAPNGTGEWNRFADRPMKDWLDDLAKVAKFIVAVGDCATWGGIPAMSPNPSDSKGLQFLKREAGGFLGEDFVSQAGLPVINIPGCPAHPDWIAQILVAIATGRIDDIVLDELHRPQTFFNTFTQTGCTRNIHFAYKATTAEFGQRKGCLFYDLGCRGPMTRSSCNRILWNRVSSKTRAGMPCLGCTEPEFPFFDLKPGTVFKTQTVMGVPKEIPPGVNMKDYAVLTVVAKNTAPKWADEDFFTV; encoded by the coding sequence ATGACTAATGTACTCTGGTTACAAGGTGGTGCTTGTTCGGGTAACACCATGTCATTTCTTAATGCCGAAGAACCAACAGCTTGTGATTTAATAGCTGATTTCGGTATTAAAATACTTTGGCATCCTTCCTTGGGTGTAGAATTAGGTGATAACGTCCAAACCCTATTATGGGACTGTATTTTAGGGAAAACTCCTCTGGATATTTTGGTATTTGAAGGTAGCGTAGTTAACGCCCCTAATGGTACAGGAGAATGGAACCGATTTGCCGACCGTCCCATGAAAGATTGGTTAGACGATTTAGCCAAAGTTGCGAAATTCATTGTTGCGGTAGGAGACTGTGCAACGTGGGGAGGAATTCCCGCTATGTCACCCAACCCCAGCGACTCCAAAGGACTGCAATTTCTCAAACGGGAAGCAGGGGGTTTTTTAGGTGAAGATTTTGTCAGTCAAGCCGGCTTACCTGTGATTAATATTCCCGGTTGTCCCGCACACCCCGACTGGATAGCGCAGATATTAGTAGCGATCGCCACTGGTCGAATTGATGATATAGTTCTCGATGAACTACACCGTCCCCAAACCTTCTTCAACACCTTCACCCAAACAGGTTGTACCCGCAACATTCACTTTGCATACAAAGCCACAACCGCTGAATTTGGACAACGCAAAGGTTGTCTATTTTACGACTTAGGTTGTCGTGGACCCATGACCCGTTCTTCCTGTAACCGCATTCTCTGGAACCGCGTCTCCTCTAAAACCCGCGCTGGAATGCCCTGTTTAGGTTGCACAGAACCCGAATTTCCCTTTTTTGACCTCAAACCCGGAACAGTCTTTAAAACCCAAACCGTCATGGGAGTTCCTAAAGAAATACCCCCCGGAGTCAATATGAAAGATTACGCAGTCCTCACCGTTGTTGCCAAAAACACAGCCCCCAAATGGGCAGACGAAGACTTTTTTACTGTTTAG
- a CDS encoding AAA family ATPase: protein MSLWFNIAGPCEDDIHYMLSPTTRLPDLEELIQQRSYFVVHAPRQTGKTTAMLALAQQLTATGNYAAVMVSVEVGSAFNHDPSTAELAILGTWYDTISIRLPKEFQPPVKQWQQEEPGSRIKTFLSGWAKAINRPLILFIDEIDSL, encoded by the coding sequence ATGTCTCTCTGGTTTAATATTGCTGGTCCTTGTGAAGATGATATCCATTATATGCTATCTCCAACAACACGATTACCCGATTTGGAGGAGCTAATCCAACAGCGTAGTTATTTCGTGGTTCATGCACCGCGACAAACGGGGAAAACAACAGCAATGTTAGCCCTAGCACAGCAACTTACCGCCACAGGAAATTATGCAGCAGTCATGGTATCAGTAGAGGTAGGAAGTGCATTTAATCATGACCCCAGCACCGCAGAATTAGCGATTTTAGGAACTTGGTATGATACTATTTCTATACGTTTACCCAAAGAATTTCAACCACCTGTTAAACAATGGCAACAGGAAGAACCAGGAAGTAGAATTAAAACTTTTTTATCAGGTTGGGCAAAAGCTATAAATCGTCCTTTAATATTATTTATAGATGAAATTGATTCTTTA
- a CDS encoding Uma2 family endonuclease translates to MITTLIEREAEPILISDLTWREFKAVEQLIDRPGLRLSFLDGVLEIRKMPGKKHETIKERIGALLEIYLEFLELDFTPTGSVTLENEFEKVKKEGDKSYELGANSKRADLVIEVVVSSGGINKLEAYKRLQIPEVWFWINDKLLFYSLGNEGYEAVSKSQLLPSLDVDLLMRCVNIGNHAQALREFRAGIKIIEPT, encoded by the coding sequence ATGATAACTACACTCATTGAACGAGAAGCAGAACCAATTTTAATTAGCGACTTAACCTGGAGAGAATTTAAAGCTGTTGAACAGCTAATTGATCGTCCAGGGTTAAGGTTATCTTTTTTAGATGGAGTTTTGGAGATTCGCAAAATGCCAGGGAAAAAACACGAAACCATCAAAGAACGTATTGGGGCTTTACTAGAAATTTATTTAGAATTTTTGGAGTTAGATTTTACTCCTACTGGTTCTGTTACTTTAGAAAATGAATTTGAAAAGGTTAAAAAAGAAGGTGATAAATCTTATGAATTGGGAGCAAATAGCAAACGTGCTGATTTAGTAATTGAGGTGGTTGTTAGTAGTGGAGGAATTAATAAACTAGAAGCATATAAACGGTTACAAATTCCTGAAGTTTGGTTTTGGATAAATGATAAATTATTATTTTATAGTTTAGGAAATGAGGGGTATGAAGCTGTTAGTAAATCGCAACTTTTACCGAGTTTAGATGTAGATTTATTGATGCGTTGTGTTAATATAGGAAATCATGCTCAAGCATTGCGGGAATTTAGAGCAGGGATAAAAATTATCGAACCAACATAA
- a CDS encoding AAA-like domain-containing protein: MTRWFNIAGPCKDDIHYMLSPTIRLPDLEELIQQRSYFVVHAPRQTGKTTAMLALAQQLTATGNYAAVMVSVEVGSAFNHDPSTAELAILGTWRNTIEDSLPKELQPPAKQWQQEEPGNRIKAFLRGWAKVLTRPLVLFIDEIDSLQDQTLISVLRQLRDGFPNRPENFPSSVGLIGLRDVRDYKVASGGSDRLNTSSPFNIKVASITMRNFNIEEVGELYQQHTAATGQIFTPEAIETAFDLTQGQPWLVNALAKEIVEKMVKDRSITLTKEHILKAKEILIARQDTHLDSLAERLREPRIKAIIEPMLAGLELGDIPNDDIQFVIDLGLCKMHPYGGLTIANPIYREVLPRVLTVTPMASLPMIAPTWLTAAGELNIDALLTAFLKFWRQHGEPLLGSTGYHEIAPHIVLMAFLHRVINGGGVLEREYAIGSDRMDLCLRYKDVTLGIELKVWRDKKRDPQADGIEQLESYLGRLGLDFGWLFVFDRRKNALPMEERLSTEVVVTENQYRITVIRA; encoded by the coding sequence ATGACTCGCTGGTTTAATATTGCAGGTCCATGTAAAGACGATATCCACTATATGCTCTCTCCCACAATACGATTACCAGATTTGGAGGAGCTAATCCAACAGCGTAGTTATTTCGTGGTTCATGCACCGCGACAAACGGGGAAAACAACAGCAATGTTAGCCCTAGCACAGCAACTTACCGCCACAGGAAATTATGCAGCAGTCATGGTATCAGTAGAGGTGGGAAGTGCATTTAATCATGACCCCAGCACCGCAGAATTAGCGATTTTAGGAACTTGGAGAAATACAATTGAGGATAGTTTACCTAAAGAATTACAACCACCTGCTAAACAATGGCAACAGGAAGAACCAGGAAATAGAATTAAGGCTTTTTTAAGAGGTTGGGCAAAAGTTTTAACCCGCCCTTTAGTATTATTTATAGATGAAATTGATTCTTTGCAAGACCAAACATTAATTTCAGTTTTACGACAATTAAGAGATGGTTTTCCTAACCGTCCCGAAAATTTTCCCTCATCTGTAGGATTAATTGGTTTACGAGATGTACGAGATTATAAAGTAGCATCGGGAGGTAGTGACAGATTAAATACATCTAGTCCTTTTAATATTAAAGTTGCTTCTATAACTATGCGAAATTTTAATATTGAAGAAGTAGGAGAACTATATCAACAACATACAGCAGCAACAGGACAAATTTTTACTCCTGAAGCTATAGAAACAGCCTTTGATTTAACTCAAGGACAACCTTGGTTAGTTAATGCTTTAGCTAAAGAAATTGTAGAAAAAATGGTTAAAGATAGAAGTATTACTCTTACAAAAGAACATATTTTAAAAGCAAAGGAAATATTAATTGCTCGTCAAGATACTCATTTAGATAGTTTAGCTGAACGGTTACGAGAACCAAGAATAAAAGCAATTATTGAGCCAATGTTAGCAGGTTTAGAACTGGGAGATATACCCAATGATGATATTCAATTTGTCATTGATTTGGGATTATGTAAAATGCACCCTTATGGTGGATTAACTATTGCTAATCCCATTTATCGGGAAGTGTTACCCAGGGTTTTAACAGTGACACCAATGGCTTCTTTACCAATGATTGCACCAACTTGGTTAACTGCGGCAGGGGAATTAAATATAGATGCTTTACTAACTGCATTTCTCAAGTTTTGGCGACAGCACGGAGAACCGTTATTAGGTAGCACTGGCTATCATGAAATTGCGCCACATATTGTATTAATGGCTTTTTTACATCGTGTTATTAATGGTGGTGGAGTTTTAGAACGGGAATATGCAATTGGTAGCGACAGAATGGATTTATGTCTGCGTTACAAAGATGTAACTTTGGGTATTGAGTTAAAGGTATGGCGGGATAAAAAGCGTGATCCTCAAGCTGATGGTATTGAGCAATTAGAATCCTATTTAGGGCGTTTGGGGTTGGATTTTGGTTGGTTATTTGTGTTTGATAGGCGGAAAAATGCTTTACCAATGGAAGAACGTTTATCAACTGAGGTGGTGGTCACGGAAAATCAATATAGGATTACTGTGATTCGGGCGTGA
- a CDS encoding ATP-binding protein: MTRWFNIAGPCNPKKNYTLSTTSRLPDLSMLIAQESYFVLHAPRQTGKTTAMLSLAQQLTATGNYAAVMVSAEVGSAFNHDPSAAELAILGIWRNTIEDSLPTELQPQTWVYNVPGQRIAENLRAWSRAINRPIVLFIDEIDSLQDETLISVLRQLRDGFPKRPENFPSSVGLIGLRDVRDYKVASGGSDRLNTSSPFNIKVASITMRNFNIEEVGELYQQHTAATGQIFTPEAIETAFDLTQGQPWLVNALAKEIVEKMVKDRSITLTKEHILKAKEILIARQDTHLDSLAERLREPRIKAIIEPMLAGLELGDIPNDDIQFVIDLGLCKMHPYGGLTIANPIYREVLPRVLTVTPMASLPMIAPTWLTAAGELNIDALLTAFLKFWRQHGEPLLGSTGYHEIAPHIVLMAFLHRVINGGGVLEREYAIGSDRMDLCLRYKDVTLGIELKVWRDKKRDPQADGIEQLESYLGRLGLDFGWLFVFDRRKNALPMEERLSTEVVVTENQYRITVIRA; the protein is encoded by the coding sequence ATGACTCGTTGGTTTAATATTGCAGGTCCCTGTAACCCTAAAAAAAACTATACACTCTCAACCACCAGTCGTTTACCCGACTTATCAATGTTAATTGCACAAGAAAGTTATTTTGTCCTTCATGCACCACGACAAACAGGGAAAACAACCGCAATGTTATCCCTAGCACAACAACTTACCGCCACAGGAAATTATGCAGCAGTCATGGTATCAGCAGAAGTAGGAAGTGCATTTAATCATGACCCCAGTGCAGCAGAATTAGCAATTTTAGGAATTTGGCGAAATACAATTGAAGATAGCCTACCGACCGAACTACAACCCCAAACTTGGGTTTATAATGTTCCTGGACAAAGAATTGCTGAAAATTTAAGAGCATGGTCAAGAGCTATCAATCGTCCGATAGTATTATTTATAGATGAAATTGATTCTTTGCAAGATGAAACTTTAATTTCAGTTTTACGGCAGTTAAGAGATGGTTTTCCTAAACGCCCTGAAAATTTTCCCTCATCGGTAGGATTAATTGGTTTACGAGATGTCAGAGATTATAAAGTAGCATCAGGTGGTAGTGACAGATTAAATACATCCAGTCCTTTTAATATTAAAGTTGCTTCTATAACTATGCGAAATTTTAATATTGAAGAAGTAGGAGAACTATATCAACAACATACAGCAGCAACAGGACAAATTTTTACTCCTGAAGCTATAGAAACAGCCTTTGATTTAACTCAAGGACAACCTTGGTTAGTTAATGCTTTAGCTAAAGAAATTGTAGAAAAAATGGTTAAAGATAGAAGTATTACTCTTACAAAAGAACATATTTTAAAAGCAAAGGAAATATTAATTGCTCGTCAAGATACTCATTTAGATAGTTTAGCTGAACGGTTACGAGAACCAAGAATAAAAGCAATTATTGAGCCAATGTTAGCAGGTTTAGAACTGGGAGATATACCCAATGATGATATTCAATTTGTCATTGATTTGGGATTATGTAAAATGCACCCTTATGGTGGATTAACTATTGCTAATCCCATTTATCGGGAAGTGTTACCCAGGGTTTTAACAGTGACACCAATGGCTTCTTTACCAATGATTGCACCAACTTGGTTAACTGCGGCAGGGGAATTAAATATAGATGCTTTACTAACTGCATTTCTCAAGTTTTGGCGACAGCACGGAGAACCGTTATTAGGTAGCACTGGCTATCATGAAATTGCGCCACATATTGTATTAATGGCTTTTTTACATCGTGTTATTAATGGTGGTGGAGTTTTAGAACGGGAATATGCAATTGGTAGCGACAGAATGGATTTATGTCTGCGTTACAAAGATGTAACTTTGGGTATTGAGTTAAAGGTATGGCGGGATAAAAAGCGTGATCCTCAAGCTGATGGTATTGAGCAATTAGAATCCTATTTAGGGCGTTTGGGGTTGGATTTTGGTTGGTTATTTGTGTTTGATAGGCGGAAAAATGCTTTACCAATGGAAGAACGTTTATCAACTGAGGTGGTGGTGACGGAAAATCAATATAGGATTACTGTGATTCGGGCGTGA